The Ziziphus jujuba cultivar Dongzao chromosome 1, ASM3175591v1 genome segment TATCTTCCGCAATCAGATTACGCATATACTATTTATAagatttttcaaaactaaagTGGGTAATTTGACACATGCAGCTTGTTGTAAACACTATTGGATTGATGCCCTAAACCCTTGGTTCTTTGAATTTTATGTTAGTGGAGAAATTGGGAAAGGGGAACTTACCCAATTTGCCGGTTGACAAAATGGAATTTTTGTAAATTAGATCAACCATaacgtatatatataattaatgataTCATTATTGAATTTAGCCTTATTTTTTCTCCACTCGACCTTGGTCGCATCTGTTTGGCAAGTGTAAAAAATCGCAACAGGGATAATGTGTGACGAGGTACTGAGTGCTCTACCATGGTTTGCAATTTTCATGTAACTTTCAAAACCATTTGCAATTCTTAGGCCTAATTAATGTCGTGCTAATTGTTGAAATCCTTATCGGGTAAGATGtgctaaataaaaattaaattgttaggTTGTTGGAGTTATTCTATGATGTTTAACTGAGCATATTGATAAATTTTCCAAGAGGGTTGAAACatcaaactctctctctctctctctctctctctctctctctctctaaatggGCCACACACGGTTTTGGTGCTAAATTGGACCATTACCTGGTAAACCAATTCATGTCCAACCAACCACATGTGTAAAGGCTGGTCAGTCACTTCAGCAAAATAAAGGAAGAAACTGAGCCACAAGGAATTTCCATCAGCATTTGATGTGAACCTcattttgtcccaaaaaaaaaaaaaaaaaatcaactgccgaagaaaaaaacaaaatctttcaTGGAAATAGACTTGATGGACGAATTTTGAACAAGCTatgtatggaaaaaaaaatactaatgttTTCTGGTCCTCGTTCCAAGGGTAAGAGATTTGGCAAAATTTTGATGAGGATTGGATATGTGTTTCAAAAATAACAGCCattttgaaagttgaaaatTGACTTTGGAGGCTTTACTATTTATTTGTCAACCACATTGAAAGGGTAGGAAGCTAAGACTTTGCTTCCTTACCCCTCCCCCCATTTAATGTGGTCTATATCAATGAAGAGAATGCCTATGTACCACTTTTTCAGGTGTACTCAACCTTTGTGCTACTGTACAGCTAATGACTTGTATACGTATATCTATGTGTAAACGTGTCGTTAAATGGATGACGTGGTGGAAGAAACCATTTATGACCTATACTATGTATAATAGCTTTAGCCATAAATAAAGCCTCTTATTTTTTGGAttgtaccaaaaaaacaaaggctATGTAGTCTCAGAATTTACTGTCAACCACCGAAATACTTTGCTATGTGTAAGTTTGAATAGAGACGCATGGGCAATTCTATTATTGGGGCATTGCTGAGTGAGAAAATACGGACCAAATGTGCAAATAGAAACAAATTGTGGGAAATTGGATGCTCTGCTGACTACGAACATCTATTACCAACAAACCCGAATGGTTCATTGTCACTTTTGTACATTTATCCACGCACACACATCCAATCCCAACTTTTATCTTTCCTTCTAAGTATTAACTCTTTCTTTGCTCTGCTAGTGGAACCCATTTCTTATCTGGTAAATACTGTCAAAGTTTGCAACTTTAAGTTATCACTGAAACTGGAAATGGTGGGGTAGACTTTGAGAGTAAAaatctaattgttttttttttgcaaaaagaTTTTTGGTCTAGCTTCTCTTCACAGTCAAGACTGCATGTCTTGTCTTTCTCATTACCATAGATTTGCACTCTAATTCATTTGTCTGCTTGCTAATTTGGAACTTGGAAGAGCCATAGATCCTGACCCATTGTTTATATTCTCTTCTTCTAAAAGAGTAAGTTGTTGAATAATGATTGACAAAAGCAATGGAAGAGGCAATTAAGATTGGGATTGTTAAGTGCTAAGGAAATAATGGAATAGTCCATTGCAGGTAATAAGCACATGGACCATCAGTCTATTGTAACCCACTTCACCattcactttattttattttattattttgatgtcTGCTTCTACATTGTAGAAGCAAAAAGAGAACGAATAAGATGTCATAGCTTTTCCACTACACATTTCCTTCAGTTCTGCTTCACtcattactttttcttttttctttttgaaatggaaataaattatttctcatggtttttccatCCTACACACTGTTTATTCTAGTGGAAAATGATTGGTGAATAAGAgtgaaaaaacaacaataataataatacttataataatactaataattgttaaattctAATGCTTTTTGAAAATCTGTACATGTGATTATTTCACGCATGCATCACAGCGAGAGAATCTGGCAAACAACGCAATTAGTGGAGGCTTTTCGGTTGTCTGACACACCATTGAAAACCCAGGATTTGTTGGTCGAAGCTTCACAATGAGCCGCTGACCCACTGGGGTCTCCAGCTGGTTTCATTCATTCACATTTCACTCACATTGCAATTAACATGTGAATTGtgaaattgacccaaaaaaaaaaaacatgtgaaTTGTGAAACGGGCACAGATGTTTTTTCTGAAAAATTCAAgatcaatgaaattaaaaacaCGCCTTACAAATGAATGTAACAAACACACATTTGAAAACCAACGGCGATAGTATACAACATAACGATGATCAAGTCAAATGATTCTGTCCAATTTCAAAGCTGTCAAATCAACCATTAAAAACGTCCCCTGTCTATGATTATAAATCACAACTAGTAATATCgctaatttgatttaaatgaagAGGCAGATCACATAGGGACAACGCGGGCCTTGTACATGCAGATATAGGCCATATGCCAATCACCTGAAACAataatcaacaccaaaaaaaaagttccatCAGAGAGATGATAGGCATGTAGAATGATTGATTGAGAACAATCTTTGTTGTTTGGTAAATTAAACGAAATAGTAAAGCTCAATTAATGATATATACAAGTCCAAGATGATTGTGTACAATCTTACCTCCTCCAGACAGTTTTGTAATGTCTTCCTCCCGCTGTGGGATGGGATTATCGTCATCATACTCGATCCATTTCCCTGTGACAAACAAAAAGTGTTCATAATCAGTTGAGAATCTAGATTTAGCCCATGCCCATTGCTAATGAAGTACTGTTCATTAAAGAGAGCTGACCATTTTCTTGCTTGACCCATGCAACATAATGTCCTGAGTCAGCACTACGACCCTTGTGTGTCAGCACAGCAACCAGATCATAAATTCCAGTCACTTGTGTCTCCTTCTCAGATGAAACACCTTCAGCAAAGAATTTGTCAAGCAATAAAAAAGAGAGATCATCCAATCCACATGGTCAGATAACCAAGTGAAACATGGAAAAGAATTTCCCAGCTCGAGGGTAAATGTTCTTTACCTTCACTAGATGTAGCTTTAGATGTTTCTCCACTACCATTTGAAGATCCCTGCATGCAGTTATGAGGTTGATTACGCTTTAAAAATAATCACTTATGCAATTTGTGTGTTGTGTGTGTAGATGTGCATATCTAGGTTGTGCACTCACCTCTGCCTCAGACATCTTGACATCGTTATCACTCGAACTAGATCCAGAACTCTTGCCGGTGGCTTTCAAACCAAGCTTTTTACCTTCCTCATCCCTTAATTTCTAATTGTGTGATTTTAGAGAAAGGAATCAGTGAATTTTTTCgaatttgatataaatttaaGTCAATTGAAATCAAAGTGAAAGAAGATACCTGTCGAGGAGCTTCCAAGGTCTTGCGAAGATCTTCTGAACACAGATCATAAACATCCAACTCCAAAGGATAATCTACTTTCTGAAACAAGTGAATATATTATAAGAAGCAGTAATTTctctttttagtttaaaaagaaTGAAGTTACAACAGCAAAGAATTTTTAGCAAAAATCAAACCGATGAGCTAAGCATGAGCTTATACTCAAAACCTCTCCCATGCAATTTTATCCTTCCAAAGAAAATCGTATTCCTACAAtgattctaaattattatttacattATGGAATGTCAGTAGAACAGGAGGAAGTCAATACCCGCAAAATCTTGGCTTTTTGATTTGATTCCCTCTTCCAGAAGAAACGAACAAACTGAATGGTCAGGTaccttgaaaaaaaatcaatttaggtTCTAAGAACTTTCTTGTCCAACCAAGGAGAAATTGCAAGTTACAAGCCATGgagattttaaatattaacgGGGGAAGAGCCATGTGTACCTTGGCAGGCCAGTGATACGAGCCTCCTTCAAGTAAATTGCACTACGCCCCAAAGAAGGAGAATTCTTCTCCAACTCTGATTTTAAACCCTACATAACAATTATTTGGGGCATAAATCAATATAGACAAAGTTAAAGGTATTAGCAAGACCAACTCAATCTGCAAATAGAAATAACACAAAAAGTTATTCATATAGATCATATTATCAGACAAAAGAAGAATTTCACAGATATGATTGCACTTACATGCTTTAGACCTTCATGCAAATGGTTCACTTCGTGTGATATGTGGCATTTAAGGGAATAAACTGTTTCTGTTTCTGAGCTTTCTTCACCACTTTCTTGGCAATGCACCCTAGCATCCCAGcagatcaataacatatatttaacATTTGCAAGAAATTTTAAGCTTTAGAATCATACTCGAAAAACACATAATAACCACAAAAATTTGTTATCTTCGGTCAGTTACGAGCATCAATGTGAAAGAAACCAACCAGATTTACATGATTATAAACTTAAGCAAATATGATGTTCTTAATAACTGGACATAGAAggacaaattttttaaacactCCGATAACCCTTTCAAAGAAGGATATAAATGTGAGTGTGTGTCTGTGTGCGTGCGAGATAGATTCATCTCTCCTAATGGTAACATAAATATAACTTCCATTGCACCCACTGCAGCAAATTGAACCTAAAGGCATTTCTAAATGATGAtactaaaacaacaatatacaTTTTCCAGTAAGTTTTACTGCTTGTAAGCCAGTAATACTACCTGAGAATTTGCAGATAACTTACCTGCTTACAAGTTCAATACCAAATAGGTCTTTAACTGCATCTGGATTTTCACTGCAAGATAATATTGCAAGTTACAAGTATTTTCAGTGCAATCATCAAACTAGCACACAAAAGTACCAAAGACAAAAAACTGCTGCTAATCGAATAATGCTTGCATTACCACATAAACAGCATACCTAGAACCAGACGATCTCAAAGATTGAGAAAGGGTGTATAAAAGTTGTGTCCAACACTCTTCAGCATCCTGATACAGATGTAGCACAAATAGATCAGTACACTACCGGTGCTACATCACAAAGGAGCAGTACAGATACATTTTGGTGACAGAAAATTTTGAAACCTGTTGCATGAAGTAATTATTATGCAGTTGACCAAACTGGGGATACTTTTTCCGTAAGACctgcaagaaaaataatatatgtacatgtacatgaggtatatattttttccatctatcagCAAGAATAAAGAAGCAGCAACTAAGCCAGTATGAGGTTGTTAGAAATAGTTCATACAAATAATTCTCCATTCAGTTGAAATTCTAAAACAGAAAAGAATtagaatgataaaatatatattataaaaaacaaaaacaaaacccaaGATCCAAGATAAATGCTCTGATACTTTAGATGGCAGAAATAACATCACAAAATAACTATAGACAAGTAGAAAATGAACAAACATTTTTCAATAATTCTACAGGTTAGTACATGGTGTAAACTTAACAGATATATGCCTCACTTAAGCATGGAAACCGAAATTGCAAAAAAGTTAAAAGgtaaaagttaaatttcattttGGGAAGCAAAACACGTTGTCCTAAGAGGAGGTGTGAATATCTGAGAATATAGTCTTGCTCAAAGAAGCATTTTGCATATTCCCTAACTACTTTTACccctaaaatataaaattgaaggtTTCCATCAGCAATTACAGAGTTAAGTCAAACCTCATGACACTAAATCTTGGAAATATGATAGTCCTATGATCTTCTCAAGTTCCTAAGAGATAAAAAGTAAGCATATTAATAGAATAGTGAAACAGGAAAAAATACCATCCAAAATTGCATGGGTGCCACAGGCTTAACACTTTTATCCAGTTCATTAAACAAATCGCGCGTTGCAATTGTCAACATATGAGAAGTCTGATCCACATCATTGCTTCTTCCAGAATGTGAATACCTACATCAAGAGTATATATTGGTTACTAGATCCATGTCAACTGTTACATGCTCTTTTACTAGTGAGAgagaaatacataaaaaaaaaaaaaaaaagaacaaaaaaactgACTTGATCAAAGCTGACTTCAACTCTGGAACAGAATGCAGGCATTGCACAGTTGAGTTCATATAACAGGTATTCCCCAAATTAAATAGACCAGCACTATGACCCTGGGACCAGAAATGGAAATGGCTGAGAATATTAACCACAAGACACAGGTCAAGACTAGATACAAAAGTAGAATTATAATACATTGGAAGTCAATCTAGAGAAAGAAGCAAGCAAAGCCAAACATAAtaattcaatgaatattattaatcttaCATAAGGACTGGAAGAAGTTCGAATATATAAACTAACAATGTTGAAACCTCAGTCACACACCAGAATAGTACAGAACAAAATcctaaacaaaaacaaagtcacaagaaaaaaaatatatatttatatagtccAGTTCTCCAGGGGGACGGAGGCCCACGAGAAGATTtccatatatttgtatatatagtaTAGAAAAAAGTCACAACATGGTTAcactatataaaaatatataggatAAAAATAGTTCACACATAAAAGATAAATGCATAAATTGCACTTACCAAGTTCAACAAGATGAAAACGGTAAGTAATTTCTTATTCAATTTTCAGAATGcaataattgtaaattttacCACAGCAACGGCTTGTTCTTCTTCTGGAAGATCTTCCATAAAAACAGGACCCTTTTCTGGAGCCTTGACAATCTCATCTGCTGTTCCCATCAtcatcaacttttgaccctagTCAAAGTAAAAGATTATAAATGATCATGCTCACCTAaagagaataaaatatttttgtattataacACTTTAAAGTACAagagacaatatatatatatatataggtgaccGCAATATAAAGATGATAACCTCTTTTACACCTAGTGTTGACCAATCTGCGTCATCCTGCATTGCCAGGTAAAAATGTTAGGAatattagaaggaaaaaaagagagagacagaaaaaaaaaaaaaaaaaaagctttattcTGGCACACTACACCCGaatatgattttattaaaatgttaCATTATTATCTTCATAAACTAGGTAAGGAAATATATATTGATCAAATTCACTTAGGACTTAGCAACTTCATTTGTACCCATCTATTACCTTCAGTAAACCACCTTTGACCATGATTTTCTGTCTTTCAGGAGGTACCCCTGTTAGATCGTACAGCtgacatttaaataaatagggGGACTGAGTAGTGTCGATTTCCACAGCTTTAAACAGTTCCTTTTGCCATTTAACACTCACTGCAAAGAGTGAAAGACCACAGTCgtcaacaacaaaataaaataaaataaaataaatacaaactgTGAACCCTATAATGCAAATAAAAGTTCACCAGACGCTCTTATTATCCTTGAGATTGAAACTGATGCCATCTCAAGGGCGGCAAATTATCTACtgagaaaaacacaaaaaagaaaaagaaaaaaaagaaaagggttctGTGTATCAAGTAGAAAGTTCTTAA includes the following:
- the LOC107403889 gene encoding ubiquitin carboxyl-terminal hydrolase 6 codes for the protein MITVSVKWQKELFKAVEIDTTQSPYLFKCQLYDLTGVPPERQKIMVKGGLLKDDADWSTLGVKEGQKLMMMGTADEIVKAPEKGPVFMEDLPEEEQAVAVGHSAGLFNLGNTCYMNSTVQCLHSVPELKSALIKYSHSGRSNDVDQTSHMLTIATRDLFNELDKSVKPVAPMQFWMVLRKKYPQFGQLHNNYFMQQDAEECWTQLLYTLSQSLRSSGSSENPDAVKDLFGIELVSRVHCQESGEESSETETVYSLKCHISHEVNHLHEGLKHGLKSELEKNSPSLGRSAIYLKEARITGLPRYLTIQFVRFFWKRESNQKAKILRKVDYPLELDVYDLCSEDLRKTLEAPRQKLRDEEGKKLGLKATGKSSGSSSSDNDVKMSEAEGSSNGSGETSKATSSEGVSSEKETQVTGIYDLVAVLTHKGRSADSGHYVAWVKQENGKWIEYDDDNPIPQREEDITKLSGGGDWHMAYICMYKARVVPM